Proteins from a single region of Xyrauchen texanus isolate HMW12.3.18 chromosome 7, RBS_HiC_50CHRs, whole genome shotgun sequence:
- the LOC127646444 gene encoding coiled-coil domain-containing protein 18-like: MSECKKKELSERGRELLLIRRASGANASQLVQMEKMLEETKGLMEKKTETESESKPCEDTMVSDLEEKVQRSKRDRRNSLHRTQLLESQMKTVRGELVGTLDHLQELRNILQRSQQNAKEREATMQKLKAGLR; encoded by the exons ATGAGTGAgtgtaaaaaaaaagagttgagTGAGAGAGGAAGAGAACTGTTGCTCATCCGTAGGGCCAGTGGAGCCAATGCCTCTCAGCTGGTGCAGATGGAGAAGATGCTAGAAGAAACCAAAGGGCTAATGGAGAAGAAAACAGAGACAGAATCAGAAAGCAAACCCTGTGAGGACACCATGG TCTCTGATCTGGAGGAGAAGGTCCAACGCAGCAAGCGAGACCGTAGAAACTCCCTCCACCGGACACAGCTGCTGGAGAGTCAGATGAAGACAGTTCGTGGCGAGCTTGTCGGCACCCTCGATCACCTGCAGGAACTGCGTAACATATTGCAGCGTTCGCAGCAGAATGCAAAGGAGCGGGAAGCAACCATGCAAAAACTTAAAGCAGGGCTCAGGTGA